A single region of the Chrysoperla carnea chromosome 5, inChrCarn1.1, whole genome shotgun sequence genome encodes:
- the LOC123299878 gene encoding endoplasmic reticulum metallopeptidase 1-like isoform X3 — protein sequence MNSNNQIDYTLTSVDENDKKQRKRISIHGVPIYAAVLLLLSLIVLLIWAVVMDRKLPTQIKIAEEKDYPNHFIGERSQQHLKQLTDIGPRVVGSYENEELAVKFLQQEIGFIKQLAHPNHEIEVDTQVVSGSYYLAFKPYGVTNVYSNVQNVVVRLSPKGKNVNSSLLLNSHFDSVPTSPGATDAGISITTMLEVLRVLSSSSQTLQHNVIFLFNGAEENPLQASHGFITQHKWAPEVRAFINMEGVGGGGKEVVFQAGPGHPWMLRYYSSVAPHPRAQVVAEELFQSNVIPSDTDFRIFRDFGHVPGVDVAFVKRGYVYHTKYDNFENVENGSYQHIGDNILALTRAIANSDELKDPQQHDSGHLVFYDFFGLTLIIYSYICGIILNLFIVILSLYTCFAYIRGITKDKIALKQLGLSMGAQFAGWIVGILLCILIGLFLDTINQAMSWYSRPWLVIPLFSLPTLIGCSAFLLLLGERNKKENVIGLNVQVHIHILATISLWNIVLFIGTCAGIRATHLITFTLIFPNIALLFISHTKIRQSVHSWLYLYLFCILIPVVYNIYESLTLVEFFIPISGRVGANQVVDIKIGVITAAATILVTSLIVPLICAVHSGTKLLIGLLSLNLVIIFAVWVSPLGFPYDVAPEHQMPERYWVYHTERVRHDERGKAIEEDAGYFILNMDRNSPQMITDYVEEFQLKSVSVGSFCDKWLFCGVPVSNPRMNSVVSATTWIPTTAPIFHRQTNLILKDQRLLKVNVRRLSFIARGPDRMALFISPKPGSKLIGWSFLDEIPPSGPLWNDRPTYFVIYGRGKETRNDDWVFHLDIEVPQGTTDPILDITLTGHLTHDDKLQTPAYKIFLSKFPKWTQTIAWISSYKSWVF from the exons atgaaTTCAAATAATCAAATTGATTATACTTTAACTTCAGTGgatgaaaatgacaaaaaacaaCGAAAACGGATTAGTATACATGGCGTTCCAATATATGCagcagttttattattattatcgttaaTTGTCTTGTTAATATGGGCAGTTGTTATGGATCGAAAACTGccaacacaaattaaaattgctGAAGAG aaaGACTACCCGAATCATTTTATTGGAGAAAGATCACAACAACATTTAAAACAGCTAACGGATATTGGCCCACGAGTGGTGGGTAGCTATGAAAATGAAGAATTAGCTGTTAAATTTCTACAACAAGAAATAGGATTTATAAAGCAATTGGCTCATCCAAATCATGAAATTGAAGTTGATACTCAAGTGGTATCTGGTTCATATTATTTAGCATTCAAACCGTATGGTGTAACAAATGTGTACTCCAATGTTCAAAATGTGGTTGTACGCTTGAGCCCAAAAGGAAAAAATGTTAATAGTAGTTTGTTGTTGAATAGTCATTTTGATTCTGTGCCAACAAGTCcag GTGCAACCGATGCTGGAATTAGTATCACAACTATGTTAGAAGTTTTACGAGTGCTCTCAAGTTCATCGCAAACTTTACAAcacaatgtaatatttttatttaatggagCTGAAGAGAATCCTCTTCAAGCATCTCATGGTTTTATCACACAACATAAATGGGCACCAGAAGTACGTGCTTTTATAAATATGGAAGGTGTTGGTGGGGGTGGTAAAGAAGTTGTTTTTCAAGCAGGGCCTGGACATCCTTGGATGTTACGATATTACTCATCGGTAGCACCACATCCACGTGCACAGGTTGTTGCTGAAGAATTATTTCAGAGTAATGTGATACCAAGTGATactgattttcgtatttttagaGATTTTGGACATGTTCCag GCGTTGATGTTGCATTTGTCAAACGTGGTTACGtttaccatacaaaatatgataattttgaaaacgttGAAAATGGATCATATCAACACATTGGTGATAATATTTTAGCTTTAACAAGAGCTATAGCAAATTCTGATGAGTTAAAGGATCCTCAACAACACGATTCTGGTCATTTAGTATTTTATGACTTCTTTGGATTAACTCTAATTATTTACAGCTATATATGtggaataatattaaatttatttattgttatattaagCTTATATACTTGTTTCGCTTATATTCGCGGTATAACTAAAG ATAAAATTGCCCTCAAACAATTGGGTTTGTCTATGGGTGCACAATTCGCTGGTTGGATTGTTGGTATTttgttatgtattttaattggaTTATTTTTGGACACAATTAACCAAGCAATGTCATGGTACTCACGACCATGGTTAGTTATTCCATTATTCAGTTTACCAACATTAATCGGATGCTCAGCGTTTTTGTTACTGTTAGGTGAACGCAATAAAAAAGAG AACGTTATAGGACTAAATGTTCAAGTTCACATACATATCTTGGCAACTATTTCGCTTtggaatattgttttatttattggaaCATGTGCAGGAATAAGAGCTACACATCTTATAACATTTACTTTAATATTTCCAAACATAGCACTCTTGTTTATAAGTCACACAAAAATACGACAATCAG TTCATTCTTGGTTGTACCTGTACCTTTTCTGTATACTTATACCAgtggtttataatatatatgaatcTTTAACATTGGTTGAATTCTTCATACCAATATCTGGAAGAGTAGGAGCAAATCAAGTTGTTGATATTAAAATTGGTGTTATAACAGCAGCTGCAACAATTCTCGTTACATCTTTAATT GTACCATTAATCTGTGCAGTGCATTCgggaacaaaattattaatcgGATTATTGTCGTTGAATTTAGTAATCATATTTGCTGTATGGGTATCTCCTCTTGGGTTTCCATACGATGTAGCTCCAGAACATCAAATGCCTGAACGATATTGGGTCtat CATACCGAGCGTGTTAGGCATGATGAACGTGGAAAAGCAATTGAAGAAGATGCTggatatttcatattaaatatggATAGAAATTCACCACAAATGATTACTGATTATGTTGAGGAATTTCAGCTTAAATCAGTATCTGTCGGTTCTTTTTGTGATAAATGGTTATTCTGTGGTGTACCAGTTTCCAATCCACGAATGAATTCAGTAGT TAGTGCGACCACTTGGATTCCTACAACAGCTCCTATTTTCCATCGACAaaccaatttaattttgaaagatCAACGTTTGCTGAAAGTCAATGTTCGGAGACTCAGTTTCATCGCAAGAG GTCCTGATAGAATGGCATTATTTATATCACCTAAACCGGGATCAAAACTAATTGGTTGGAGTTTCTTAGATGAAATTCCACCTAGCGGTCCTCTATGGAATGATCGTCCtacatattttgttatatatggTCGAGGTAAAGAAACAAGAAATGATGATTGGGTATTCCATTTGGATATTGAAGTACCACAAGGCACAACTGATCCCATACTTGATATTACTTTAACGGGTCATTTAACCCACGACGATAAACTACAAACACcagcttataaaatatttttaagtaaattccCAAAATGGACACAAACAATTGCATGGATATCCAGTTATAAATcatgggttttttaa